Genomic window (Alteromonas pelagimontana):
GCGATTTGGCTACTGAATCTGGCTTTGTACTTTCCGATGCGCATATTGATGATGAGGCTGCGACTTTCTATGGCCAGCAAATTGCTTTTCGGGATACCGATATGGCGTCTGAATCTATCGGCCGGGTTATCGCTTCAGAAGTACCTGAAACCATCAAAACCTATCATGTGGTAGAGAATACCGGTCGTATTCCTATGGTAGATACCGTTATAGACGCCGACAAGTTTTTGTCGGCGGCACGGTATGAAGGTTTAGAATCCGATATTACCAGTACATACCATCGGGAAACTCCCAATTCAGAGGTGCTGGCAAACTATGAGCCCAATTCTCCCCGTGGGTTTGGGTTCTCTACCGACTTTTTCTGGACGCAAACCTTTGGTAGCCCGGAGGATTTTTATTTGTACCAGGGCGGCTTGATATTTAGCGGGGGCTATACCTTAAATAAAAACGTGGGTTTTTATGGAAGCATTCGCGCCACCGTAATCGACAACTTCGATAAATTTAATTTTAAGGTAGATAAAGAAGACTCTACGCTTCCCCGTGTGCGTACCTATGTTCGTGAATATGTCACTCGCAGCAACATAATAATGGATACCGTGTACGCACAGTGGGTGGACAAGCTTTCAGACAATGTGTACGCCCAGGCTTATGCAGGTTATCTGGAAACAATGTACGGCGGCGTAGGTACTGAAGTGATTTACCGTCCTGTGGATAGCCGACTTGCCTTTGGTGTTGATCTTAACTATGTACAGCAGCGCTCCTACGAAAACGATTTCGATTTCTTTGATTACAAAGTATTAACGGGTCATGCCAGCGTATACTGGCGGCCCGAGTTTTTGCCCGATACCTTGTTAACCGTTAGTGCCGGTCAGTTTCTGGCGAAAGATAAAGGGGTGAATATTGATTTCGCCAAACGCTTTGATTCGGGGATCGTAGTCGGCGCCTACGCCGCCATTACCGATGTATCTTCTGAAGAATACGGCGAAGGAAGCTTCACCAAAGGTTTCTATATTTCCGTACCCTTGGATCTGTTTGTAGTCAAACACGCGAAAGGGCGGGGGCGGTTCCCGTGGATCCCGATCGCCCGTGATGGCGGCCAAATGTTGAATCGACCGATGAGAATGATCGATTATACGGAAGCGCGATCGCCGTTTTTCGACTAGTACGTAAGACGCAAACGGTTTTGCTAGCGAAATCGAGTGTTTTCTGGCCTAAAGATAAGGTAAACTACGCACCGCGCTCTCAAAGTCGCTTTTTTTCGGCGAGGCACAAAGTTAGAGATCCCTCAGAAAAATGTCGGATCTCGGCGTAATTTAAGAGGGATTGGCGCGTTAAGGGTGGTATTCTCTACATTCTTAGAATGCCAGCAGGTAAAAGCTAATTGGCTGAAAAATCAGCGTAAATGGTTAAAATGACGCGGATCGTCAACCTTTTCCCCTTTTTTTATTGAATTTGGGCGGCATTTGCTGTATAAAATGCGCCCTCTTATTTATAGTAATACGTCAACTGACCCAGTGATTGGTGGGATCGTTTGGCGCGACAGTTATCGTTGTTCCGGAGACAAATACAATGTCAAGAGTATGTCAAGTAACAGGTAAGCGTCCTGCGGTTGGTAATAACCGTTCGCACGCAAGAAACGCGACCCGTCGTCGCTTTTTGCCAAACCTTCAATCTCACCGTTTCTGGGTAGAGAGCGAAAGCCGTTTCGTTAAATTACGTTTGTCTGCTAAAGGCATGCGTATTATCGACAAAAAAGGTATTGATGCAGTATTATCTGACATCCGTGCCAGTGGTGTGAAAATCTAAGGAAATCGACAATGCGTGATAAAATTAAATTAGTTTCTTCAGCAGGTACAGGTTTCTTCTACACTACTGATAAAAACAAGCGTAACATGCCTGGTAAAATGGAGATCAAAAAATTTGATCCTGTAGTACGCAAGCACGTTATGTTCAAAGAGGCCAAAATCAAGTAATAAAACTTGCTTTTGTCTCCACGAAAACCCGGCCTGCGCCGGGTTTTTTGCTTTTCTGGTTACGGCTGACTTAACCTAAACTTAGGATAAGTAGTGTCGGGTAAATGCGGATTTTCTTCGCTATTTAAGCGATTCAAAGGTATAGCTTCATTCTATAAAACATTACACTGAGTGATGAGGAAATGTGCATAAATCATGTACGTTGTAGCTGGATATGCCCTAGCAAAAGCAACCACGATGTGCAGCCCATTTTATTATCTGGTTGCTAAACCAGATAAAGAATAAGCTACTTCGCGAAGAAAATACCACTGACACTAAAATCACTACTTCCCTTTCAGGAACGAGGATAAAGGATGGCACGACTGTCTCAGCGAGCGATGAACAACGTGGTAATTTTTGCCATGTTACTCATGATAGCGTTATTTAATATTGATGCTTTCTTGCCTGCAGCGAAAGAGCCAGCTGTAAGACCGTTGCTGATGCAGGATGATTATGTGTTAAAAATTGAGCAGGGCGATAATCGGCTGGAACGTGTCGGTCAGCAATGGCGACAGACAGCTACGCTTCCTTCTTTACCTGTTTCACCTGAGGATCAACTCCTTGCCTGGCAAAAAGCCATACTGGTACCCACCGCAGTTGAAACGGCAACTTCACCTTATGTGGTAGTAGTTTGGTTAGCGGGTAATGCTAATGGCAATGTGTTTGCGTTTTACCCAACTGATGAAAAAGTTCTGGTTAAACATGATGATCAGTGGTTCACCTTAAAGCCATCTTCTCTGCTTTACACCATGCTACCTTGGAACCCGGAATTGGCAACGTATGAGTAAATTATGCCTGAATTACCCGAAGTAGAAGTGAGTCGCCTCGGCATTACTCCCTGGCTGGTAAATGAAACGATTACCCGCGTAATTGTAAGGGATAGCCGCTTGCGCTGGCCGGTACCACTTGAGCTGTCTCAGGCAGAAGGGCTTCCTATTAAGGCAGTAGTACGAAGAGCGAAATATCTGCTGATTGACATTGGCATCGCTAATATTGTGTTGCACCTGGGTATGTCGGGCAAATTACGCATAGTGGATGCTGCGACACCCACTGTAAAACATGATCATATTGATATTGTATTAGGCAGCGGAAAATGTCTGCGATATAACGATCCCAGACGCTTCGGAGCTTGCCTATGGCAACCGCTGGGAACAACCCTGAAGCAGTTGACTAATCTCGGCCCCGAGCCGCTTACAGACGAATTTGATGGCGAACGTTTGCACATGCTTTCCAGAGGAAGAAAGACGCCGGTAAAAAGTTTCATCATGGATAATGATACTGTAGTGGGTGTGGGTAATATCTACGCCAATGAAGCACTTTTTATGGCGGGAATTCATCCGAAAAGATCAGCCGGTAACATTAGCCGCGAACGGTATAAACACTTAGCGCTCGACATCAAAGCAGTGCTTACCAAGGCTATTGAACAGGGCGGAACTACGCTCAAGGACTTTGCCCAGACAGACGGCAACCCCGGCTACTTTAAGCAACATCTGCGTGTATACGGCCGTACAGGGTTGCCCTGCGAACGCTGTGAAACGCCAATAAAAAGCATGGTGATAGGCCAACGCAATACTTTTTTCTGTTCGGTATGCCAGCGATGAGAGTAGTGCGGTCAATGAGCGGAGGTTATGAGTTACGTTTTAAGCGCTCATATAACGCAGCTTCCACCACTGGATGGCAGAATTCACCTACTCTACCGCGATGTAACGCTACTTCTTTCACCAGCGTAGAAGAAATGAATGAGTTCTCTTCAGATGGCGTTAAAAAAACACTTTCCAATTTCGGGTTTAATCGGCGATTCATATTAGCGAGCTGAAATTCGTATTCAAAATCAGAGACAGCTCTCAGGCCGCGTATCAGAATCGTGGCATTCTGAATATCTGCGAAGTCAGCCAATAGCCCGGTAAAGCCCTGAACTTCTACGTTTGCCAGATCAGCGGTGACTGCCGTTATCATTTCCACCCGCTCTTCCAGCGTAAACAACGGCTTTTTACTCGGATTGGCAGCAATACCCACAATAACATGGGAAAACATCTGCGAAGCACGCTCAATGAGATCGGCGTGACCATTGGTAATAGGATCAAAGGTTCCCGGGTATATAGCGCGTGTGTGCATAACGTGTGGGTTCAAAGCATTAAGTTAATACCCCGCACAGTACCCACAAATCAGGTGAGATGCAACGAGTTGCCTATGCCTGGTAACCCTTCATTATGTTTTGCCAGGCTATCGCGGAGTAATAAAAGGGATTATTTCTAGTGGCTTCTTTTTCCAACGATCGATGCAGTCGCGCAAGGTTTTCCTTTTTCCAGCCACTTCCTGAACGCTGATAGCAGCGGTCAAAATCGATT
Coding sequences:
- the mutM gene encoding bifunctional DNA-formamidopyrimidine glycosylase/DNA-(apurinic or apyrimidinic site) lyase, translated to MPELPEVEVSRLGITPWLVNETITRVIVRDSRLRWPVPLELSQAEGLPIKAVVRRAKYLLIDIGIANIVLHLGMSGKLRIVDAATPTVKHDHIDIVLGSGKCLRYNDPRRFGACLWQPLGTTLKQLTNLGPEPLTDEFDGERLHMLSRGRKTPVKSFIMDNDTVVGVGNIYANEALFMAGIHPKRSAGNISRERYKHLALDIKAVLTKAIEQGGTTLKDFAQTDGNPGYFKQHLRVYGRTGLPCERCETPIKSMVIGQRNTFFCSVCQR
- a CDS encoding YjbH domain-containing protein, whose amino-acid sequence is MKLVFLGPWRLAVTVLACLTSLSSYADEAIKVSVAPSQMVQGGTGLIQTPTSRMRPEGDFDINYTDNEEYRFWSVSLQLFPWMEATARYTDVRSKLYSDVESFSGDQTLKDKGLDVKFRLLEESFYLPEVSLGFRDFGGTGFFESEHITASKAYGPFDFHFGLGWGYLGTANDITNPFCKLKDSYCSRPAGYSGRGGKVDYQQFFKGTTSIFGGIEYQTPWEPLRLKLEFEGNDYSRDRAGKLEQDTRWNVGAVYKWDNFDFSLNYQRGNTLGFGVTYKFNMHTFRQTKIEEPPRSLINVERPQTVADINHQRLYRDLATESGFVLSDAHIDDEAATFYGQQIAFRDTDMASESIGRVIASEVPETIKTYHVVENTGRIPMVDTVIDADKFLSAARYEGLESDITSTYHRETPNSEVLANYEPNSPRGFGFSTDFFWTQTFGSPEDFYLYQGGLIFSGGYTLNKNVGFYGSIRATVIDNFDKFNFKVDKEDSTLPRVRTYVREYVTRSNIIMDTVYAQWVDKLSDNVYAQAYAGYLETMYGGVGTEVIYRPVDSRLAFGVDLNYVQQRSYENDFDFFDYKVLTGHASVYWRPEFLPDTLLTVSAGQFLAKDKGVNIDFAKRFDSGIVVGAYAAITDVSSEEYGEGSFTKGFYISVPLDLFVVKHAKGRGRFPWIPIARDGGQMLNRPMRMIDYTEARSPFFD
- the rpmB gene encoding 50S ribosomal protein L28: MSRVCQVTGKRPAVGNNRSHARNATRRRFLPNLQSHRFWVESESRFVKLRLSAKGMRIIDKKGIDAVLSDIRASGVKI
- the coaD gene encoding pantetheine-phosphate adenylyltransferase, which produces MHTRAIYPGTFDPITNGHADLIERASQMFSHVIVGIAANPSKKPLFTLEERVEMITAVTADLANVEVQGFTGLLADFADIQNATILIRGLRAVSDFEYEFQLANMNRRLNPKLESVFLTPSEENSFISSTLVKEVALHRGRVGEFCHPVVEAALYERLKRNS
- the rpmG gene encoding 50S ribosomal protein L33 — its product is MRDKIKLVSSAGTGFFYTTDKNKRNMPGKMEIKKFDPVVRKHVMFKEAKIK